A region from the Enterobacter roggenkampii genome encodes:
- a CDS encoding biofilm/acid-resistance regulator YmgB/AriR — translation MRQNIQLQPEYHSAFLDSALAEYFRHAGDRFAEESAIFSTAVRCVLASEGHLSNKAIILWLIQTLESTNDVVQADVIRKTLEIVVGYTMDDL, via the coding sequence ATGAGACAAAATATTCAGCTTCAACCCGAATATCACTCTGCTTTTTTAGACAGTGCGCTGGCGGAGTATTTCCGCCATGCAGGCGATCGTTTTGCTGAAGAGTCCGCTATTTTTTCTACTGCAGTACGCTGTGTTCTGGCCTCCGAAGGTCATCTTTCCAATAAAGCGATCATCCTCTGGCTCATTCAGACGCTGGAATCCACCAACGACGTGGTTCAGGCGGATGTGATTCGTAAGACGCTGGAAATCGTGGTGGGTTACACCATGGACGATCTCTGA
- a CDS encoding diguanylate phosphodiesterase, with protein sequence MLTTIIYRSHICEDVPVKALEAMVAAANRKNRQSNVTGILLFNGTHFFQLLEGPVENVSAIYEQICNDPRHHNVVELMRDHGPVRRFGNVGMELFDLRHFDRDEVLQQVLDKGTTRYQLTYNDRPLQFFRTFVEATEKANYFELPPADSWEFVREETRLSAQPEVVAKGADCSFAFQPIVDPFMQQVVSWEALLRTPSGDSPGAYFASLSQEEVYTSDLQSKQVALSMASALGLQDQTLSLNLLPMTLVNIPNAVDFLLTAIEANGFVPEQIVVEFTESEAISRFDEFTDSVRQLKSAGISVTIDHFGAGFAGLQLLAHFQPDRIKINRDLVANVHKSGPRQAIIQAIIKCCSSLEIQFCAVGVEKAEEWMWLESAGISQFQGHLFASPRHGGIPAIAWPEKKFEL encoded by the coding sequence ATGCTCACAACCATCATTTACCGCAGTCATATCTGCGAGGACGTTCCAGTGAAAGCGCTGGAAGCAATGGTCGCTGCTGCAAATCGTAAAAATCGGCAATCCAATGTCACGGGGATCCTGCTGTTTAACGGCACACATTTTTTTCAACTGCTGGAAGGGCCGGTTGAGAACGTGTCGGCTATCTATGAGCAGATCTGCAACGACCCGCGCCACCATAACGTGGTCGAGTTGATGCGCGATCACGGCCCTGTCCGGCGTTTTGGCAACGTGGGTATGGAGCTTTTTGATTTGCGCCACTTCGACAGGGACGAGGTACTGCAGCAGGTGCTCGATAAGGGGACGACACGCTACCAGCTGACGTATAACGACCGCCCTCTGCAGTTTTTCCGCACCTTTGTCGAGGCCACGGAAAAAGCGAACTATTTTGAACTGCCGCCTGCGGACTCATGGGAATTCGTTCGCGAAGAAACGCGCTTGTCCGCGCAGCCTGAGGTGGTCGCGAAAGGGGCGGATTGCAGCTTCGCGTTCCAGCCGATAGTCGATCCGTTTATGCAGCAGGTTGTCTCCTGGGAGGCGCTTCTCCGCACCCCGTCCGGCGACTCGCCGGGGGCCTATTTCGCCAGCCTTTCGCAGGAGGAAGTGTACACCTCTGATTTGCAGAGCAAGCAGGTGGCTCTGTCTATGGCCAGCGCGCTGGGGTTACAGGACCAGACGTTATCCCTGAACCTGCTGCCTATGACGCTGGTTAACATTCCCAACGCCGTGGATTTTCTGCTCACCGCGATTGAAGCAAACGGTTTTGTACCTGAGCAAATCGTGGTGGAGTTCACCGAGAGCGAAGCCATTTCCCGTTTTGATGAATTCACGGATTCGGTCAGGCAGTTAAAAAGCGCGGGTATCAGCGTGACGATCGATCACTTTGGTGCCGGTTTTGCCGGGCTGCAGCTGCTGGCCCACTTCCAGCCTGACAGAATTAAGATTAATCGCGATCTGGTCGCGAACGTGCATAAAAGTGGCCCCCGACAGGCCATCATTCAGGCGATCATCAAATGCTGTTCCTCGCTTGAAATCCAGTTCTGCGCGGTGGGGGTAGAGAAGGCAGAAGAGTGGATGTGGCTGGAGTCTGCGGGAATTTCCCAGTTCCAGGGGCATCTTTTTGCCAGCCCCCGGCACGGCGGTATTCCAGCCATTGCCTGGCCGGAGAAAAAGTTCGAATTGTGA
- the sufA gene encoding Fe-S cluster assembly scaffold SufA, which translates to MELHSETFNPADFAWRGLTLTPAAAAHIHELVAKKPEILGVRLGVKQTGCAGFGYVLDTVTEPEKDDLVFETDGAKLYVALQAMPFIDGTEVDYVREGLNQLFKFHNPKAQNECGCGESFGV; encoded by the coding sequence ATGGAACTGCATTCAGAAACCTTTAATCCTGCCGATTTTGCCTGGCGCGGGTTAACGCTCACGCCAGCGGCGGCGGCACATATTCACGAGCTGGTGGCGAAAAAGCCCGAGATCCTCGGCGTGCGTTTAGGTGTCAAACAGACCGGCTGCGCAGGTTTCGGTTACGTGCTTGATACCGTCACCGAACCCGAGAAAGATGACCTGGTGTTCGAGACCGACGGCGCAAAACTGTACGTCGCGCTGCAGGCCATGCCCTTTATCGACGGCACCGAAGTGGACTACGTCCGCGAAGGCTTAAACCAGTTATTCAAATTTCATAACCCGAAAGCCCAGAACGAATGCGGCTGCGGCGAAAGCTTTGGGGTATAG
- the sufB gene encoding Fe-S cluster assembly protein SufB yields the protein MSRNTEATSEVNTWSGGHLNYKEGFFTQLQTDELAKGINEDVVRAISAKRNEPEWMLEFRLSAYRAWLEMEEPHWLKAHYDKLNYQDYSYYSAPSCGSCDVTCASQPGAVQQTGAENSFLSKEVEEAFNQLGVPVREGKEVAVDAIFDSVSVATTYREKLAEQGIIFCSFGEAIHDHPELVKKYIGTVVPSNDNFFAALNAAVASDGTFIYVPKGVRCPMELSTYFRINAEKTGQFERTILVADEGSYVSYIEGCSAPVRDSYQLHAAVVEVIIHKDAEVKYSTVQNWFPGDGNTGGILNFVTKRALCEGENSKMSWTQSETGSAITWKYPSCILRGDNSIGEFYSVALTSGHQQADTGTKMIHIGKNTRSTIISKGISAGHSQNSYRGLVKIMPTATNARNFTQCDSMLIGADCGAHTFPYVECRNNTAQLEHEATTSRIGEDQLFYCLQRGISEEDAISMIVNGFCKDVFSELPLEFAVEAQKLLAISLEHSVG from the coding sequence ATGTCTCGTAATACTGAAGCAACGAGTGAAGTAAATACCTGGAGCGGCGGGCACCTCAACTATAAAGAGGGGTTCTTCACCCAGCTGCAGACCGATGAGCTGGCAAAAGGCATCAATGAAGATGTCGTGCGGGCGATCTCGGCGAAACGTAACGAGCCCGAGTGGATGCTGGAGTTTCGCCTGAGCGCCTACCGCGCCTGGCTGGAGATGGAAGAGCCCCACTGGCTGAAAGCGCATTATGACAAGCTGAACTATCAGGACTACAGCTACTACTCCGCGCCCTCCTGCGGCAGCTGCGATGTCACCTGCGCCTCGCAGCCCGGCGCGGTGCAGCAAACCGGCGCGGAGAACAGTTTCCTCAGCAAAGAGGTGGAAGAAGCCTTTAACCAACTGGGCGTACCGGTGCGCGAAGGGAAAGAGGTGGCGGTGGACGCTATCTTTGACTCGGTCTCGGTGGCCACCACCTACCGCGAGAAGCTGGCAGAGCAGGGGATCATTTTCTGCTCCTTCGGCGAAGCGATTCACGATCATCCTGAACTGGTGAAAAAGTACATCGGAACCGTGGTGCCCTCTAACGACAACTTCTTTGCGGCGCTTAACGCGGCGGTGGCCTCGGACGGCACCTTTATTTACGTGCCGAAAGGCGTGCGCTGTCCGATGGAGCTTTCCACCTATTTCCGCATTAATGCCGAAAAAACCGGCCAGTTCGAACGTACCATACTGGTCGCGGATGAAGGCAGCTACGTCAGCTACATCGAAGGGTGTTCCGCACCTGTGCGCGACAGCTATCAGCTGCACGCGGCGGTGGTGGAGGTCATCATCCATAAAGACGCCGAGGTGAAATACTCGACGGTGCAAAACTGGTTCCCGGGCGACGGCAATACCGGCGGCATCCTGAACTTCGTGACCAAGCGTGCGCTGTGCGAAGGCGAAAACAGCAAGATGTCGTGGACCCAGTCAGAAACCGGCTCGGCCATCACCTGGAAATACCCGAGCTGCATCCTGCGCGGGGATAACTCCATCGGCGAGTTTTACTCGGTGGCGCTCACCAGCGGTCATCAGCAGGCGGATACCGGTACCAAGATGATCCACATTGGTAAAAACACCAGATCGACCATTATCTCGAAAGGTATCTCCGCCGGACACAGCCAGAACAGCTATCGCGGGCTGGTGAAAATCATGCCGACGGCGACCAATGCGCGAAACTTCACCCAGTGTGACTCGATGCTGATTGGCGCTGACTGCGGGGCGCATACCTTCCCATACGTCGAATGCCGTAATAACACGGCCCAGCTGGAGCACGAGGCGACCACGTCACGGATTGGGGAAGATCAGCTCTTCTACTGCCTGCAGCGCGGGATCAGCGAAGAGGATGCCATCTCGATGATCGTAAACGGCTTCTGTAAGGACGTGTTCTCTGAACTGCCGCTGGAATTTGCCGTTGAAGCCCAGAAACTCCTCGCCATTAGTCTTGAACACAGCGTCGGTTAA
- the sufD gene encoding Fe-S cluster assembly protein SufD, whose amino-acid sequence MAGLPNSSNALQQWHRLFEAQGGTRSEQAQQHLQQMLRLGLPTRKHENWKYTPLDGLLNAEFVTRLADLTPAQRDALAVGVDAVRLVFVDGQFRPELSDTLQESGFEIEINDDRQRLSAPVQPEVFLHLTESLARSVTHIRVKRNQRPAKPLLLMHITQGLDGDEINTAHYRHHLELAEGAEATVIEHYVSLNETRHFTGSRLTMNVAANAQLHHIKLAFENAQSHHFAHNDIVLGQDAAAYSHSFLLGGAVLRHNTSTQLNGENTTLRINSLAMPVKSEVCDTRTWLEHNKGYCNSRQLHKTIVSDKGRAVFNGLINVAQHAIKTDGQMTNNNLLLGRLAEVDTKPQLEIYADDVKCSHGATVGRIDDEQMFYLRSRGIDQQAAQKMIIYAFAAELTEALHDGQLKLQVLDRIGQRLPGGEA is encoded by the coding sequence ATGGCTGGCTTACCGAACAGCAGTAATGCGCTCCAGCAGTGGCACCGGCTGTTTGAAGCCCAGGGCGGCACGCGCTCTGAGCAGGCGCAACAGCATCTGCAGCAGATGCTGCGTCTTGGCCTGCCGACGCGTAAGCATGAGAACTGGAAGTACACCCCGCTTGATGGCTTGCTGAACGCCGAGTTTGTGACCCGCCTGGCGGATCTCACGCCTGCACAGCGTGACGCGCTGGCAGTGGGCGTGGATGCCGTGCGCCTGGTGTTTGTCGACGGTCAGTTCCGCCCTGAGCTGAGCGACACGCTCCAGGAGAGCGGATTTGAGATTGAGATAAACGACGATCGCCAGCGCCTGAGCGCCCCGGTTCAGCCTGAGGTCTTTCTGCACCTGACCGAAAGCCTGGCCCGCAGCGTGACGCATATCCGCGTGAAGCGTAACCAGCGTCCGGCCAAACCGCTGCTGCTGATGCACATCACTCAGGGTCTGGACGGTGACGAAATCAATACCGCGCACTATCGCCACCATCTTGAGCTGGCGGAGGGGGCGGAGGCCACGGTCATCGAACACTACGTCAGCCTCAATGAGACACGTCACTTTACCGGGTCGCGACTGACGATGAACGTGGCGGCGAATGCCCAGCTACACCACATCAAGCTGGCGTTTGAGAATGCGCAGAGCCACCACTTTGCCCATAACGACATTGTCCTGGGACAGGATGCCGCCGCGTACAGCCACAGCTTCCTGCTCGGCGGGGCGGTGCTGCGCCACAACACCAGCACGCAGCTTAACGGTGAAAACACCACGCTGCGCATCAACAGCCTGGCGATGCCGGTTAAATCAGAAGTGTGTGACACGCGCACCTGGCTGGAACACAACAAAGGCTACTGCAACAGCCGCCAGCTGCATAAAACCATCGTGAGTGATAAAGGGCGTGCGGTGTTTAACGGCCTGATTAACGTGGCGCAGCACGCCATTAAAACCGACGGGCAGATGACCAACAACAATCTGCTGTTAGGTCGCCTGGCGGAGGTGGACACCAAGCCGCAGCTGGAGATCTACGCCGACGACGTGAAGTGCAGCCACGGTGCGACGGTCGGGCGAATCGACGACGAGCAGATGTTCTACCTGCGCTCTCGCGGCATCGACCAGCAGGCGGCGCAGAAAATGATTATCTACGCGTTTGCCGCCGAACTGACGGAAGCGCTGCACGATGGTCAGTTAAAACTGCAGGTGCTGGATCGGATCGGTCAGCGCCTGCCTGGAGGCGAAGCATGA
- the sufC gene encoding Fe-S cluster assembly ATPase SufC, which yields MLSIKDLQVSVEDKAILRGLNFDVKPGEVHAIMGPNGSGKSTLSATLAGREDYEVTHGSVEFNGKDLLEMSPEDRAGEGIFMAFQYPVEIPGVSNQFFLQTALNAVRKYRGLEALDRFDFQDLMEEKIKLLKMPEDLLTRSVNVGFSGGEKKRNDILQMAVLEPELCILDETDSGLDIDALKIVADGVNALRDGKRSFIIVTHYQRILDYIKPDYVHVLYQGRIVKSGDFTLVKQLEEQGYGWLTEQQ from the coding sequence ATGTTAAGCATTAAAGATTTACAGGTCAGCGTAGAAGATAAAGCCATCCTGCGTGGCCTCAATTTTGACGTCAAGCCGGGCGAAGTCCACGCCATCATGGGGCCGAACGGTTCCGGGAAAAGTACGCTTTCTGCGACGCTGGCGGGACGCGAAGATTATGAGGTGACCCACGGCTCGGTCGAATTTAACGGCAAAGATCTGCTGGAGATGTCGCCGGAAGACCGCGCGGGCGAGGGCATCTTTATGGCCTTCCAGTATCCGGTAGAAATCCCCGGCGTCAGCAACCAGTTCTTCCTGCAAACCGCGCTCAACGCGGTGCGGAAATACCGGGGGCTGGAGGCGCTCGACCGCTTCGACTTCCAGGATTTAATGGAAGAGAAAATCAAGCTGCTGAAAATGCCGGAAGATTTGCTCACCCGCTCGGTGAACGTCGGTTTTTCCGGCGGCGAGAAAAAGCGTAACGACATTCTGCAAATGGCGGTGCTGGAGCCCGAGCTGTGCATTCTGGATGAGACCGACTCCGGTCTGGATATCGACGCCCTGAAGATTGTCGCTGACGGGGTGAACGCCCTGCGCGACGGCAAGCGCTCGTTTATTATCGTCACCCACTACCAGCGCATTCTGGACTACATCAAGCCGGATTACGTCCACGTGCTTTACCAGGGACGCATTGTGAAATCCGGTGATTTCACGCTGGTTAAACAACTGGAGGAGCAGGGTTATGGCTGGCTTACCGAACAGCAGTAA
- the ycgZ gene encoding regulatory protein YcgZ: MQQKGYVADSAAAIAQYFEKAALPTQQETLGQVVVEILSDGRNLNRKSLCTKLLSRLEKADGPEEEEHYHMLLGLLFER, translated from the coding sequence ATGCAGCAGAAAGGTTACGTCGCAGATTCCGCAGCAGCAATCGCACAGTACTTCGAAAAAGCCGCGCTTCCGACCCAACAGGAAACGCTGGGCCAGGTGGTTGTTGAAATTCTCAGCGACGGGCGAAACCTTAATCGCAAATCGCTTTGTACAAAATTGCTCAGCCGCCTCGAAAAGGCCGATGGGCCGGAAGAGGAAGAGCATTACCACATGCTGCTTGGTCTGCTCTTCGAACGGTAA
- the sufE gene encoding cysteine desulfuration protein SufE, with product MAELPDKDKLLRNFSRCANWEEKYLYIIELGQRLPPLDEEAHSPENSIQGCQSQVWIVMAQSDDGTIELRGDSDAAIVKGLIAVVFSLYQQMSAQDIVAFDVRPWFEKMALTQHLTPSRSQGLEAMIRAIRAKAAILS from the coding sequence ATGGCAGAGCTGCCGGACAAAGATAAATTGCTGCGCAACTTCTCGCGTTGCGCAAACTGGGAAGAGAAGTATCTCTATATCATCGAGCTGGGACAGCGCTTGCCGCCGCTCGATGAAGAGGCGCACAGCCCGGAAAACAGTATTCAGGGCTGCCAGAGCCAGGTGTGGATTGTGATGGCGCAGTCGGATGATGGCACGATTGAATTGCGCGGCGACAGCGACGCCGCGATTGTAAAAGGGCTTATTGCGGTCGTCTTTAGCCTTTACCAGCAGATGTCGGCGCAGGACATTGTCGCGTTCGATGTTCGTCCGTGGTTTGAAAAAATGGCCTTAACCCAACACCTCACCCCGTCCCGCTCTCAGGGACTGGAAGCGATGATTCGCGCCATCCGCGCCAAAGCTGCAATCCTTAGCTAG
- the sufS gene encoding cysteine desulfurase SufS yields the protein MSFPVEKVRADFLVLTREVNGLPLAYLDSAASAQKPNQVVNAEAEFYRHGYAAVHRGIHTLSAEATQRMENVRTQLAAFLNARSPEELVFVRGTTEGINLVANSWGNAQVHAGDNIIITQMEHHANIVPWQMLCERVGAQLRVIPLNADGTLQLEQLDLLLDDRTRLVAVTQVSNVLGTENPVAEIVEKAHQAGAKVLIDGAQAVMHHAVDVQALDCDFYVFSGHKLYGPTGIGVLYVKEEILQAMPPWEGGGSMIATVSLTEGTTYARAPWRFEAGTPNTGGIIGLGAAVSYVSAIGLDAIQEYEQLLMHYALAELASVPDLTLYGPADRQGVIAFNLGKHHAYDVGSFLDNYGVAVRTGHHCAMPLMAFYQVPAMCRASLVMYNTTEEVDRLVAGLKRIHQLLG from the coding sequence ATGAGTTTTCCCGTCGAAAAAGTACGGGCAGATTTCCTGGTTCTGACCCGTGAAGTAAACGGTCTGCCGCTGGCCTACCTGGACAGCGCGGCCAGCGCGCAGAAGCCGAATCAGGTGGTGAATGCCGAAGCCGAGTTCTATCGCCACGGCTATGCCGCCGTGCATCGCGGTATTCACACCCTGAGCGCCGAGGCGACCCAGCGTATGGAAAACGTGCGCACGCAGCTTGCTGCCTTCCTTAACGCCCGCTCGCCGGAAGAACTGGTCTTTGTTCGCGGGACCACCGAAGGGATCAACCTTGTTGCTAACAGCTGGGGCAACGCGCAGGTCCACGCGGGGGATAACATCATCATCACCCAGATGGAGCACCACGCCAATATCGTGCCGTGGCAGATGCTCTGCGAGCGCGTGGGCGCCCAGCTGCGGGTGATCCCGCTAAACGCTGACGGGACGCTTCAGCTTGAGCAGCTTGACCTCTTGCTGGATGACCGCACGCGGCTGGTGGCGGTTACCCAGGTCTCCAACGTGCTGGGGACCGAAAACCCGGTGGCAGAGATCGTCGAGAAGGCCCACCAGGCGGGCGCAAAGGTCCTGATTGACGGCGCGCAGGCGGTGATGCACCACGCGGTTGACGTCCAGGCGCTGGACTGTGATTTCTACGTCTTTTCAGGCCACAAGCTCTACGGGCCGACCGGGATTGGCGTGCTGTATGTGAAAGAAGAGATCCTGCAGGCGATGCCGCCGTGGGAAGGGGGCGGGTCGATGATCGCCACCGTCAGCCTGACGGAAGGCACAACCTACGCGCGCGCCCCGTGGCGTTTTGAGGCGGGCACGCCCAACACCGGGGGCATTATCGGGCTGGGGGCGGCGGTCTCTTACGTCTCTGCCATCGGTCTTGATGCCATTCAGGAGTATGAACAGCTGCTGATGCACTACGCGCTTGCAGAGCTTGCCAGCGTGCCGGATTTGACCCTCTACGGACCTGCCGATCGGCAAGGGGTAATCGCGTTTAATCTTGGGAAACACCACGCCTATGACGTGGGCAGTTTCCTCGATAACTACGGCGTGGCGGTCCGCACCGGGCACCACTGCGCCATGCCGCTGATGGCGTTTTACCAGGTGCCGGCAATGTGCCGCGCATCGCTGGTGATGTACAACACGACGGAAGAGGTCGACAGGCTGGTGGCGGGGCTCAAGCGCATTCACCAGCTGCTGGGCTAA
- the fdhF gene encoding formate dehydrogenase subunit alpha, translating into MKKIASVCPYCGAGCKLNLVVENNRIIRAEAAEGVTNQGTLCLKGFYGWDFLNDTRLLTPRLTQPMIRYRKGEAFTPVTWEEAIRYTAHRLSSIKAQHGPRSIMTTGSSRGTGNETNYVMQKFARAVLNTNNVDCCARVCHGPSVAGLQETLGNGAMSNSINDIENSKCLLVFGYNCADSHPIVARRVLKARENGAKIIVCDPRRIETARIADQHLQLKNGSNMALVNAFGYVLLEEELYDKSYVARFTEGLEAYRQTVKDYAPEKVEHLTGIPARDVRQAMRTFAAAPSATVMWGMGVTQFGQAVDVVKGLSSLALLTGNLGRPAVGVGPVRGQNNVQGACDMGVLPNMFPGYQDVTDPAVRQKFADAWGIDVNKMDDRVGTRITEVPHLALEGKVKAYYIMGEDPLQTEADLGLVRSGFEALEFVVVQDIFMTKTAEVADVLLPATSWGEHGGVFTCADRGFQRFGKAIEASGNVKRDWEIISLLATEMGYPMHYDSNQQIWDEMRELCPLFYGVTYEKMGEMGHVQWPCPTLDHPGTPYLYKDNQFDTPSGKGQLFAAPWRAPAETPDADFPLVLCTVREVGHYSCRSMTGNCAALQSLADEPGRVQMNPADADKLGITDGQLVWVRSRRGKVISRASISERINAGAVYMTYQWWIGACNELTQDNLDPISKTPETKYCAVQLEAIEDQRWAEDYAASAYQSMKSRLISAANV; encoded by the coding sequence ATGAAAAAGATCGCCAGCGTCTGCCCGTACTGCGGTGCAGGCTGTAAATTGAACCTTGTCGTTGAAAATAACCGTATCATCCGTGCCGAAGCGGCAGAGGGGGTCACAAACCAGGGCACCTTATGTCTGAAAGGGTTTTACGGCTGGGACTTCCTCAACGACACCCGTCTTCTCACCCCCCGCCTTACCCAGCCCATGATCCGCTACCGCAAAGGCGAAGCCTTCACCCCCGTTACCTGGGAAGAGGCGATCCGCTACACCGCCCACAGGCTCAGCAGCATTAAAGCGCAGCACGGGCCGCGGTCGATCATGACCACCGGCTCCTCTCGCGGCACCGGCAATGAAACCAACTACGTGATGCAAAAGTTTGCCCGCGCGGTGCTGAACACCAACAACGTGGACTGCTGCGCGCGCGTCTGTCATGGCCCGTCCGTGGCGGGTTTACAGGAAACGCTCGGCAACGGCGCGATGAGCAACTCCATTAACGATATTGAAAACTCAAAATGCCTGCTGGTCTTTGGCTATAACTGCGCGGACTCCCACCCTATCGTTGCCCGCCGCGTGCTGAAAGCGCGTGAAAACGGCGCAAAAATTATCGTCTGCGATCCGCGGCGTATTGAAACGGCGCGTATTGCCGACCAACATCTGCAGCTGAAAAATGGCAGCAACATGGCGCTGGTGAACGCCTTTGGCTATGTGCTGCTGGAAGAGGAGCTGTACGACAAAAGCTACGTGGCGCGCTTTACGGAAGGGCTTGAGGCCTACCGGCAAACGGTAAAAGACTATGCGCCTGAGAAGGTTGAACATCTTACCGGCATCCCCGCCCGTGATGTCCGCCAGGCGATGCGCACGTTCGCGGCGGCTCCTTCCGCTACCGTGATGTGGGGAATGGGCGTGACCCAGTTTGGTCAGGCCGTTGATGTGGTCAAAGGGCTGTCCAGCCTGGCGCTGCTGACCGGGAATCTCGGTCGCCCCGCCGTCGGCGTCGGACCGGTGCGCGGTCAGAACAACGTCCAGGGTGCCTGCGATATGGGCGTCCTGCCGAATATGTTCCCCGGCTATCAGGATGTGACCGACCCGGCGGTCCGGCAGAAGTTCGCTGATGCCTGGGGTATTGATGTCAATAAAATGGACGATCGCGTCGGGACGCGCATTACCGAAGTGCCGCATCTTGCGCTGGAAGGCAAGGTCAAAGCCTATTACATCATGGGAGAAGATCCGCTCCAGACGGAAGCCGATCTCGGCCTGGTGCGCAGCGGTTTTGAGGCGCTCGAGTTTGTCGTGGTTCAGGACATCTTTATGACCAAAACGGCAGAGGTGGCGGACGTTCTGCTTCCGGCTACCTCATGGGGTGAACACGGCGGCGTCTTTACCTGTGCCGATCGCGGCTTCCAGCGTTTTGGCAAAGCCATTGAAGCCAGCGGCAACGTGAAGCGCGACTGGGAGATCATCAGCCTGCTCGCCACCGAGATGGGCTACCCGATGCATTATGACTCCAACCAGCAGATCTGGGACGAGATGCGCGAGCTGTGCCCGCTCTTCTACGGCGTGACGTATGAAAAAATGGGCGAGATGGGTCACGTTCAATGGCCGTGCCCGACGCTGGATCATCCCGGTACGCCGTACCTGTACAAAGATAATCAGTTCGATACCCCGAGCGGTAAAGGGCAGCTCTTTGCCGCACCGTGGCGCGCGCCGGCAGAAACTCCGGATGCGGATTTCCCGCTGGTGCTCTGTACGGTCCGCGAGGTGGGCCACTACTCCTGCCGCTCCATGACCGGGAACTGCGCCGCGCTGCAAAGCCTGGCCGACGAGCCGGGTCGGGTGCAAATGAACCCTGCCGATGCGGACAAGCTGGGCATTACCGACGGACAGCTGGTCTGGGTGCGCTCCCGCCGGGGGAAAGTAATTTCCCGCGCCAGCATCAGCGAGCGTATCAACGCCGGGGCCGTTTATATGACCTATCAGTGGTGGATTGGCGCCTGCAACGAGCTAACCCAGGATAACCTCGATCCCATCTCCAAAACCCCGGAAACGAAGTACTGCGCGGTGCAGCTGGAGGCCATTGAGGACCAGCGCTGGGCAGAGGACTATGCCGCATCGGCGTATCAGTCCATGAAGTCGCGGCTGATAAGTGCGGCGAACGTCTGA
- a CDS encoding MerR family transcriptional regulator, translating to MAYYSIGEVAERCGINPVTLRAWQRRYGLLKPQRSEGGHRQFDDEDILRIEEIKRLMKSGVSVGKVKALLENKEVLTQGNWVSFQEEMMTVLRYASPAKLRAKIGEFRRDHPIDSLIDNIISPVRQRMNQDQNTVRHMASLLDGVLIEFAIASLAESRKKAGKDALLIGWECDDRTHLWLEAARLAQKGWHIDVLAEPIDSPRPELFPGQKIFVWTGKSPTPRQQEQLDHWREQGFAVSFHH from the coding sequence ATGGCCTATTACAGTATCGGCGAAGTGGCCGAACGATGCGGTATCAACCCCGTTACGCTGCGTGCCTGGCAGCGCCGTTATGGATTGTTGAAGCCGCAGCGCAGCGAAGGGGGCCATCGTCAGTTTGACGATGAAGATATCCTGCGTATAGAAGAGATCAAACGCCTGATGAAGAGCGGCGTTTCGGTCGGGAAAGTAAAAGCCTTGCTGGAAAACAAGGAAGTGTTGACTCAGGGCAACTGGGTCTCGTTCCAGGAAGAGATGATGACCGTTCTGCGCTACGCCAGCCCGGCAAAGCTGCGTGCCAAAATTGGTGAGTTCCGCCGCGATCACCCGATAGATTCCCTGATTGACAATATCATTTCTCCCGTCCGTCAGCGGATGAACCAGGACCAAAATACCGTGCGACACATGGCGAGCCTGTTAGACGGTGTCCTGATTGAATTCGCGATTGCAAGCCTGGCGGAGTCCCGTAAGAAAGCCGGTAAAGACGCTCTCCTGATCGGCTGGGAGTGCGATGACCGCACCCATCTGTGGCTCGAAGCCGCGCGCTTAGCGCAGAAGGGCTGGCACATTGACGTCCTGGCAGAACCGATTGATTCGCCGCGTCCTGAACTGTTCCCGGGACAAAAAATCTTCGTCTGGACGGGGAAATCGCCAACGCCTCGACAGCAGGAACAGCTCGACCACTGGCGTGAACAGGGGTTTGCTGTCTCATTTCATCATTAA